From the genome of Xyrauchen texanus isolate HMW12.3.18 chromosome 7, RBS_HiC_50CHRs, whole genome shotgun sequence:
ATGTGGATGTATCTAGCTACGTAAGCTTGATTTCGTGCATTGTTCTTTTCCAAAAGTTCTCATGTGAACGGTCTGCTTCTACAGTGAGTTTATTGGAGTATTTGAGAGAAATCTGTCTGAAAACAGTAATTACTTGTGCAATTCCACTTGGGTGCCACTAGTGGcactgaaattacacacttcacctttaaagctgCAGTCAGTTTAGTCATCAGAGGAATAATGATTACAATGTGCATTAGAAAGATATGTACTTAGCTTAGTCCACAGCTAGTAGAGCAGTGTCATGAAATCATAGAACTTTGGTCTACTGTTATAATAATCGTCATGTTTCATATCATTTGAAATAGTTGATATGTTCAAATATTGCAATAAACACGTacaaatttattgtttttttaggaaGCTGTCTTAATCAATTAAATTTAGGGATATGTGCACTGTCCTGGAGCTCCATAAGACTGTGTCTCTACATGCCGTAGATGACTGGTCTTACCCACCGAATCTGTGTCAAGATCGAACTGAGTGGAAAGTCTTTCTGGCCTGTAGCTTTGGATGTCTGTCCCACAGCTTTCATTGACGCTTCCACCATCGCTGGTCTGCTGATCGCCCTTTTCTCTGATCGTGTACGGTGACACTCTGGCAGTTTTGGGTTGGTCGAAGCCAAACTTCCTGTTGCGTGGAAGTTCAGCCGAACTGTGGCTGCTGGCAGTGGGATTCAGAGGAGTCGGTGTGTGTAGGCCTGAGGGCAGCAGAGAAGGGGTGCTATGGGGGTAACTGGCAGTCAGATTGCATTGTTGAGGATAAGCATAGCCTGGTGTGGGGGGCAAGTATGCAGATGGCAATGCAAATGCTGGAGAAGGAAGATAGCATGGTTTGGGGAGCAGATGTTGACTAGTGAAATCCTGAGATGTGGGACCACCACTGTACTGCTGTTCTGGAAGATCACTTCCAGTCCCCAAAGTCCCTTTAAATGCATCTAAACCAGGGGGTCCTTCCACGCTGTATCCCAAAGGCCATGTCTCTTGGTTCTGCTCACTTCTCAGGAAAGTCCCATGCTCTGGTATGGCAGAGGTAAAGGAATACCTCTCAGCATAGCGCTTCAGCAAGCTAGAGGCACTGAGGGCACTGATGTCATCATTGTAGCCTGAGAACCCAGGACGGCTAGGCTGGGTATACGTGAGGGGCTTAGGGTGAACCGGAGGTGATGTGGTAGAGGAGACATCATAGTGTTGCTCCGCCCACTCAGATGCCCACTGCATCATTATCACACCTGAAAAGCCAAGAATGTAACATACATTTCACATGCATGATAAAAAGATATGTTTTGCAATTTgtttaaatacatacagtatcttGTTTCTCCACCACACTGCACTTGttttcaagcttgatgtaccacctcCAAATTTTGCGAGACTCAGTCATCGGGGCCAGTAAGCACAACTCGAGCTGTTCAGGTAATGCACAGCTGTTTGAAGACAGCTGGACGGAGCAGAATGCCGGGGTCCcaagatgcatttttttaaagattcaaaATGACTTTTAACTTGACATAACGCCCTAAAAACACGGCATTTATGGctttagaagtaaaaaaaaaaaacagtcaaacgCGACACTCCAAAAGCGTTTGctatggactgtaggccaataatACGTCATACGTCAATAATATAGACATAACCAAACGATACTTTTGACTTCTTAATTGCTTTATTTGAAtgccacaataatataatatcttattattatatctgaattattatatttattatatgtattatttatttttaattattgtgattattttttataaaattacgtTTATTTGTGGccctttaaacaaatatttatatatgatatTCATTGCGATTGCTTCATCAGCCACCCATGTAATTAATTTCAGTTAAATATGTAATCAATTGACAGACATATACATTTTGGtagatttatttgaaaacaagacttaaagttgaagtttgtaatttctgcaAAATTAACATtggaaaagttacacacttcaatttgaatatattatataattttgctTTTCAATTAAATCTGTTTAAACTATGTTTAGCTACACTGAAAagattaaattgcattttatccaGTTTATGGGGTTTTCTGAGTCACAGATATGATGTGAATTATTTTCGTCTACATAAAAACACGTTAGACCAACAATATTCCCCCAATGTCGTCCCAACTAGCCTAAAAGAGTTGTTTGAACAAACAATTTAATGTTCAACAATTTTAgctgtttatttacttttttctgtaaatattattgaaatagtaacaaaatgaaagttctcgTATTGTGAATTGATAGTTGGCTGAACAAGAATTGCGTTTCgtgaacaaacaaattcacattaACTAATCAAAGTAATGTTACTGAAGACAATTATTAAACAGTTGTTGAGAGAACTCAACAATCTTACTGCACCAGGTTGCCTTGATCTTTTAAAGTTTActcaacaatatttttttacagtgtatcttTACttgaaaataagataaaatattcattaaaaaaattacattggcAGTGGATTAAAGAAGTAGGTAATATCATGCAGTTTTAATTAGTTAGATAGTTAAAAATATcattaaattgtttcaaaaaattCTATATGCTTTATATACCTTATTTATATCCACGGACCCACCAACAGAACCTTTACAAACCCCTGGTTGAAAACCTTAGATCCTTGAAGTCCACAACTGGATTGCAACCAGCATTCACCATATGGAACCTTTTAGTAATCTGGACAAGATGTGACCTATTCTTTGCATCTTAATCTGTGCGAGTGTAATCTCAGTAATGCTGCACAGCTCACATCATCCTTACACATTTTGAGGAATGTGTGCGAGACAAATTAAAATAAGTTGGATTTGCAaccaatatatatttgtatatttgtatgcGTGTGTCTAATTTTGCCTCCTGGAAGATGAAGGCAGATTAGAACAGACAGATTAGAGCGAAGTTCTAGAGCGAGTGGAAGACTGTCAACACACTAAGAGTATTAGagcattttaaacaaatttacattaaaattgaCAAATTTGTCAGGGTTTTAGAAAGATGAGAGTCCTCACTAATCCCAACAAATCATTTCTAAACACAAATTGTCTTGTTCattttaaaaaagatttaatgCATGAACATCAAGTGCCGGTTTTTATATAAATCTCTTTGACTTTCACTGGCTTTGTGCTGTTTTTATATATCTTTTAGATTGCTTCCCTCCAATTCACACATATAGAACTACCACTGAAGATACAAGATCCCATTCTGCATAAATATGGCTGCACCCGGGAATGCCAAGAATTCAGCCTGGGATATATTTACAAAGAGCACAtcctctgcacacacacacacgttcatatTCACACATGCTGCTGGTTGGACTTCAAAAGCAGACTTACTTATTAccaaatcaaattaataatgaTCTGCAAAACTAGGAAGTCAAATAGCAGTGATATTACATGATTAATTCTGTGATCTACAACTAACCTTTGCTAAAATGCTGGCCACCCTATAGCCCAAAATCTAACTGAACCTGGTCAGTATAATCAAGACTTAAGAGGCATTACTCTCCGGATAGGCTTTTTGAGAGTAGAAAAACAGCTGGTAAAGTCATTATGGTACTCTGTCTCTCTTTCCTGCTGCAGAATACATACAAAGACAATTCGAAATACATTCTTATGCAATTTGCATTAACTCACCATGCTGTTTTAGCCTGAAATCTGATTCAGCCTGTTGATTTTTTTGAGTTGATTGTAATATATGTTATAGGTGTGCAATAATCTTTTCACCATTGTTTATCCTCACACATGCCTAAAatagaatgaaagaaagagaggCAAGTTGTTACTCCACCTTGCATAGAGTATCTCCCACAAACTCACAGAATTTCACATACTGACACTAACTTCACAAACCCATAGGAACAGTAAGGTATGCAATTATAATGCATAAACGGAATGCATGTACAGCAAAATCAGGAATTCTCTTTATCACTTTCACTATTATAACTCCTTTGCTGTTCTATCAAGACATGCATAAGATTTGTAAGCTTATTGGTTTTAAACAGATCCTTAGaggcattatttttaaatatcctGTAATTATTATAGGTAAATATTGTTGTCAAATTGCACATGCATTAAGAAACCTACCTATCCCTCTCTGTGTATCTCCACTGCACTGTAGCAGTACTAAGTATATTCGCTGACATGCCTTCAGTCATACACTATTTTCTGGTCTCTTGTCTGTTCTTTTCTTCTTCTCTGCAACTCTGCACAACCTTCCTCTGTCCCTGTGAAAACAGCCCACATGCACGGCCCCTCCCCCACCCAAATCCTCCCTCCCCCACCCTCTCTTTTTGTTCAAAGTATTTAAGCAGAGAGAAAGGGAAtctctttaaaatgttattaaggtTAAATAACAGTGTTTTCTGCCACTGTTTATGTAAGTGCAACAAATGGCTGGTGTCTTGAATAGTAAACTATGCACTCAAATGCTATTTGTATTATAATgttatacagtacagtacaatttttattaatttctaaATAGTTTATTATATGTTTGTGTTATGTTACATGTGTGGGGTTGTACTAAGAAACCTTTGTGGGGTCTGTAAATCAGAATAAATAATGTCAAGTAAACAATTGGACTTGCTGTTGGCTTTTTATACTGCTGAACTGTTCAACTACCCTGGAAAATGGAGGGAAATTCTTCCACAATGACCAATGAAGGACTCCTCATACAAAATGCCTAtggataatacaaaataaatacatttgcctACTCTCTGATCATTTCAAAATGGTACTTTACACCAGCGAATTCAAAATAGATGTATTTTTGTGGACCTAGAAGCATGTACCATGTACCCTTACAATTATGCACCAGAACCAgaaaaccagagagagagagaaagagagagattgctCAAAGTGGAATAATAGGACAGCACCAAAGGGCTGAAACTCTATTTATTTGTCAGGATATTTATGAGGGCCCAAGAACTGAAAGTtcagagaccctattgttcttctaaggattattcttattttttttttcaaggtttcAGGGGCTTTTGGGGCACTtaatatgctaaaaaaaaatgtcatacatgcgcgtgtagagggggctctgtaACGCCACCTAGAAGATGGGCATGTTTCGGGGGCACATAACATTTGAGCTAGTCACAAAACTTTGTAcatatatagatctcatcaagccagacaactttcacactgacagtcataagctccacccaacaggaagttgggcATTttagattgtttgaaaaatgcatgctcaggaatttgaaatactcctcctaggggattcatgttacaggtaccaaatgtgtcCGACATCATACCAAGACACtgacgatgctaaattgcgaacagattattttatatattgaaCGGTGTTGCACGGCGACACGATAAAGTAACATcagaaaatgggaaacaggaagtgtctcaaatCTTCTGTGCACATCATGCGATTTATATCAAAACGGTCATAGCGCCAACAACTGACACCAGGAAGTAAGGCAATTTTATCAGACTTTAaaatagccctcttgtgtttacattaattgcTTTAAAATTCTTTAGCATATTgccaagacactgctgatgtaaaattgtaaagggatatttcatATCTTAAttactgttgccatgacaacacattcattgttattattcctttcttcatttatttgggtgtttttgatatttttgtcatgcattttttgtttttgtgattttctccccttttctccccaatatggcatgcccaattcccaatgcacactaggtcctcatggtggcgtagtgactcacctcaatccgggtggcggatgacgaatctcagttgcctctgcatctgagacagtcaatccgtgcatcttatcacatggcttgttgagtgcgttatcgcggagacctagcacgtgtggaggcttcacgctattctctgcggcatccacgcacatctcaccacacgccccacagaaAGCAagaaccgcattatagcgaccacaaggttaacccaacatgactctacccacccaagcAACTGGGTCAATTGGTTGGCTGACTGTAGTCACTCTGCACGCACTGAATTTTAACTTGCGCCTCCAGGTGCGCTAATCAGCGTCTTTACTGCTGAGCTACCTAGACCCCCGGCATTTGACTCTTGGTCTTAGAGGTCtgtgaaaatattgaaaaaaaaaagtaatgctatctcattttacatgcatgtaaatCACTGAATATTATTAGGTGTGTCACACAGACACATGTTAGACATACCATATGATTGATCTCCACTTTCCaaaacaactttgcctcaaggaCCATTAGTGTCAATCAAATtgtttgttacatatttaaaatttatttaaaaaaaccacttttgcaaactagtcctaggttttttATGTGACATCAACAAAACATGCACAGGAAGAATCTTTGGACAGCCTAGATCAATAAAGATCAAAAAAGTTtatacacatatatttaaatatttagtgCAATTCTCTGGACTCCCTAGAtcaacaaatatataaaacaacGTTTTGTAATTGGAATGGCTCTAATAGGGAAATTTAAACATATGGGTGGTGCTTAGTTTACCCAAAAGCCAATAACTCCTAAACAATGGCTCTGATTTGAATCAAATTTAGATCACAAATGAAACATGATTCCAAAGTGTGAATTAGACAATAGGTGGTGCTATAATAGTCAGACATGTTAAATACActatatctttattgttattaacTTGAGACTGCTAAAAATTATAATGCTTTTTCTCTATTTTAAGTTCTTACAGACTATCAGAATTTGTAAAATCTTGTAGCACATGTACTTAAAGGCCCTATGCTGCTTGAACCCcggtaattgctgcttgcagctatatttcttaTTACtgtttttctgccctaaaagcgTATGGGCAGCAAAAACCGTAAGTCCTAGAGATACCAAACTTAGCAGGTTGGCTCTAATTTCCCCCATGATTcaggtacacacatacacacccatcTGCCCCTAGGTGGTGCTATGATAAGCACTGTTGTGTTTTTGGTCATATCTCCGCAACCTTATGGGTTAGAATCAAAATCCTCTGATTCCTTAAGTCAAGccctacaaaatatatatttcatttgagtttgttttgtggttgCATGCAAAGTTTTGTACAATTCTGCCAATAGGGGGTGTTTCAACTAAAAATTGTCATAACTCCAACATCGTTTGATAGTTTAAAATATaagtgctaaaaaaaattaaatatcgaGTTGACAATTCAACAAAAATGgcaccagcagccaatcaaatttcagcacttaatAACTTTTGAATGGCTGATTTTGCATGGCTGATGgtcatgaaaattattattaagcCTCACAGTGGGGCTATAATAAGCTAATTCACATTTTTGCTAATAACTCCAGAACCGTTTAGGCaagaataacattttataatttttcttgAAACCTTCAGTGCCCCTCAATGATACGGTCACATGGATTTTCATTTCTGCAATAGTATTTTTTatcatgaacgtttaaaaaaaacaaaactacttTTCAAACTTGTCCTAGGCCTTTTACCCAATttgcacaaaatgttttaaacatcatCTAGAGACactccagacaaaaaaaaaaaataatcaaaatatttgtgATAGCTTAAATAGTTCATAAGATATAAGCAAATATGTTTTTGGGTGCAGCTTATAATGACTAATTGGCCGGTTTCTTGTGATTGAATTTCTAaaacttaataaaatgtaaaacacatgGAAAACAGAACAGTCTGTGGCATTTGAAACATTTAATCAATCTGTGGTGCTAGGTGGAGCTATAATTTAAGAATATCCTATTTGTGCTACTGTTAagacagttagggttagggtttttccTCACTAATTTGTGATGCTAGTGGATGCtacaacttaaaaaaatatatataatatttgtccTACTGTTAGTTTAACACTGTTAGGCTGTTAGGGTTTGAGTTAAGGCCCGGGTATACTTAGTTTTCCTTTGGACCAAGTCCATCATGTGCAATATTTGATCAATATGTGATGCTAGGAGTCACTATAACTTGATAAAAAGTCATTTAAATTTGACTCCAAAACAAGTGTGTCCATGGCATCCACAAGATCTATTCTGTCAAATTTGATCATATTTGTCAT
Proteins encoded in this window:
- the LOC127646489 gene encoding fidgetin-like protein 2, giving the protein MMQWASEWAEQHYDVSSTTSPPVHPKPLTYTQPSRPGFSGYNDDISALSASSLLKRYAERYSFTSAIPEHGTFLRSEQNQETWPLGYSVEGPPGLDAFKGTLGTGSDLPEQQYSGGPTSQDFTSQHLLPKPCYLPSPAFALPSAYLPPTPGYAYPQQCNLTASYPHSTPSLLPSGLHTPTPLNPTASSHSSAELPRNRKFGFDQPKTARVSPYTIREKGDQQTSDGGSVNESCGTDIQSYRPERLSTQFDLDTDSVGKTSHLRHVETQSYGAPGQCTYP